In Leptospira levettii, the genomic window AGAAGCAAGACTGGCAGAACTCGACAAAATGATCGAAGAAATCCAAAAAGAGGAAACCAAATGAATGTAGAACACTTACGTAAATACATTACCGAAGTTCGCATCGACCATTTTGCCCAAGGAACAAAAGTATTTTCGGAAGGGGAAGAATGTAATGGTAAAATGTATTTTGTTTTTTCTGGATTGTTACAGGTTTACAAACGGAAAGCGACTGGCGAAGAACAATATATAAGAGATATCAAACCTGGAGAATTTTTTGGTGAGATGGCACTTGTATTCCCTTCTCCAAGAGCTGCATCCATTGTAGCAGCGGCAGAGGATACAAAAGTGGGAATCATCACAAAAGATATTTTTATGGGTATGGGGAAAGAAAGCCCTGGCTTTTTATCCGTCATCCTTCATAGTATCATCAATCGACTAACAGCCGTAGAAGATTCAATCTCTGAAAAACAAAAAGAATTGCATATTCTAATCAATGGAATCCACCAAAAAGAGGGAGAAACAACGAACACAGAAACTGTCACAAAGACTGAGGACAACACACAGGATTCTGAACCAGTTGTAGCTGAAACAGAAGAGAACTAAAGACTTAAGTTCTCCTGTTTCAAAACCCAAACTTCAAAAATAAGTTGACTAAACTTAAAAAAAGCAGTTTCCTTTTCGGGTGACATTTCGGTTCTTCAATTACCCTATTCCAGTTTTACTTGTAACTCTTGGTTTTTTTGCCGTACCATTTGTTATATTTTTTGCCATTGCGTCCCTTTACGATTTGGACTTCGATCATGTGGGAATGATCCTCACGCGGATCCAACCATGGCAGTATGTTTTTTCGTTTTTAAGTGCTATCATTGCTTATGGCCTGATCACTAAAAAAAAATTTGGTTATTACCTATTCCTTTGTTTCACCTTCCTCATCCTCACATATAATTTCTGGATGGTTTTATCTGTTTCTCTTGGGAAAAAATTCTTCCTTGCAGGCATTCGTATCAAAACAGACGACATTGTTTGGAATATGGGAATCACAACGATTCTTCTTGCGATTGCCTTCTATTTTTTGAGAAGGGAAATTGCAGCTCCTTATTTAAGTTCCACAAGACGGGGATGGCGCACAAAATACCGAGAAACACATCCCATTCCTTTCCATTGGACCAATGCAGATGGAGAAAGAGAAGGAGACGGACTCACCATCAATATTTCCAAAAATGGCGTATTACTGCCGTTAACCAAACATCATTTTTTAAACCCTGGTGATCCAATTAACCTTCTTTTAAAGTTGGAAAAAGAAAATAGAGAACCAGCTTCGATTTCAGTACAAGGAAAGGTAGTTCGAATCGATAAGGAATCAGATGGAACTGAAATTGCGGGCGTTCAATTACAATTTCTCATCGCACAGAAAGAAGAAAAACAAATTTACGATTCGTTTTTACACCGAGTATTTGCCCCTCGTTACCCTGTTTCAAACCCAGTCCAATTTTTCAAATCAGAGGACAAAACATACAACGGTACCCTTCTCAATGTTTCCTTAGAAGGTTTGTACATCGAATCAGAAGTAGTGTTTTCTGCTTCCGAGTATTGCCGAGTGAAGATTCAAACCCGTTCAGGTGAAATTGCCGTAGGTGGTGTTGTTAGGTGGTCTAATCCCCAAGGGAAGTATGGAAAACCAAAAGGATTTGGGATCCAGATTGATTCCATCGAAAACAAAAACCTATTTCGAGTTTGGATTTGGAAACAAAGGTTTAAATTATTCCACGGTAGATAATGATTAATCGTTGGTATAGAGGGAATCAGCAAGGACCAAATCACCTGGACTTGTCACTTTGGTATTGTGAAAGTCAGTTTCCACAATCCCTACTCTTCGTTCCCCCATCCAAGTACATAAGTCTGTTGGGTGGTGTTTAGGATTTTCTGGCAACGGATCTACCAACAAATCTTTCAGCATAAAACCAGCCACTGCTTGAGGGGTTTTCACGGCATAGACTTCTTCTCTTTTTAATGGTTCCTGTGAATAGTTTTGGTGGAGTTTCACTCGCACTAAACTTTCTGTTACAGGACAAACTAATGATGCACCACCAAATATTTTAGTTTGTTCCACTAACTGATAAAGTTCGTTTTGTTTGAAATTGGGACGAGCCACATCATGGATAAAGAATATATCTTTTTCATCATATGAAATGGATTGAATTCCATTTAAAGTGGAAAGGTGCCTTGTTTCCCCTCCTTCCACAATGCAGTCGTTAGGTTCTAATAAATCCTCTAATTCTTTTTCAGTCTCCAAAACCCAATCGGGATGGGAAACAACAGTGATGGATTTTAAGAGACCAAACCTTTTGAATCGTTTTACCGAATGCCTAAGGAGTGATTCACCCCTTAGTTTCAAAAATTGTTTAGGAACATCAGATCCCATCCTACTTCCCGTACCTCCGGCAAGTAGGATCGCATATAAATTGTTCATTCCACCACTAAGATTTCGTTTCGGAAGATTTCCATCACCGGTTCTTTTTTACGGATGAGTTTTGGAGTTCCATCTTTTCGGATCAAAACTTCTTGTGTTTCTGGAAAACTATTGTAGTTCTTAGTGGACATACTGGAACAATACGCACCAATTGCTTCCATCACAACATAATCACCAATTTCAGCCTCTCCCATTAGTCTTGTGATTGGTTCCCCACCTTCTTTTTGAGTGAAAACATCGCCTGATTCACAACAATGCCCAACAACAACATATTCCTTGTTAGACTGTGGTGTTCCACCATCTTTTTTGACAGTGATGAGGGGATGGCGTGCACCATAAAGAGATGGTCGAGTATTTGAATCCATCCCAGTGTCCAATTTTAAAAACTGGAATCCATTTTTTCCTGTGTCTACTTTGTCATCCACAGTGGTTAGAAGTGCCCCACAAAGTGCAATGAGGTAAGTGCCTGGTTCAATTTCTAAAATGAGTTTTCTACCGTGTTTTACGGCAAATTCTTCAAATTGAATTTTGACAGGTGCACCTATCTTTTGTAAGTCGGTTGTTTTTTCATCTTCCATCCGCCCAACTTTGTAACCTCCACCAAGGCTCACAACAGTAACTGATGGGAAACTTTCTGCATATTCAAGTGTGTATTTGGCAACAGCCTTCCAAACTTCAGGGTCACTTCCCGATCCAATATGAGTATGGACCTTTTCGACAACGAGGTTGTATTTGTTTACGATCGCTTTGACTTCATCCAGTTTTTCATGCCAAATTCCGAAGGAAGAAGTAACCCCACCCACATCGGTTTTTTTGGTATGACCAGAACCAAGTCCTGGGTTAAAACGAATGGATACTGATTTTCCTGGGAAGGTTTGGCCAAAGAGTTCCAATTGGCGGAGAGAACAAGCATTGAACTTCACACCCTTCGCAATGAGTTCGGCAAATGCCTTTGGAAATTCTTGGGAAGTGAGCATGATGGATTCTGGAGAAAATCCAAAATGCAGGGCACGTACCACTTCATGTTCCGAGGAAGCATCGATGAGGATGCCTTTTTTTTTCATGATTTGTAAGATATTGGAATTGGGATTTGCCTTCATGGCATATCGGACTTGTAATCCGAAAGCATTCGGAAATGCCAATGTGTCATCGCATTTTTGTTCAATTTCTTTCTCAGAATAGACAAAGAGAGGGGTTCCAAATTCTTTTGCCAAAGCTCGCACTTGGTCTTCTTTCAAAAACTTTAGTTTTTCGATTGATGTCATAGGATTTAAGATAAACCTTTCAATAGGTTCCAATCCATAAAGTCAAAAAAGTAGAAAATGGCAGGAAAGATCACACATATTGAAGCACTCTCCCAAGTGAAAAAACACTTGGAACATGGCAATGCCACTCAAAGGAAAATTGCCAATTTACTCTCTAGGCCTGATGTGGCATCGTACGCCAACTTAGGTGCTGTTGCCCCCGATATCTTTTATTTCTATCATGTATTACAACCCAAACGTACAAAAAAAGCAGCATTCTTTGGAGACTTGGCCCACCACCACAATGTGGCAGAGTTAATCTTAAGTTTCCTCGACCAAGTGTATGATACCGAAATGGGATTGTACCGGGACAGATTCCTTGCTTTTACACTTGGTTACATCTGCCATTGTGTGGTGGATATCCAAACCCATCCTTATATCTTTTATATCTCAGGTGATTACTATAACAACGATAAGAAGATTTCGTACCAAGCACAAGTGAACCATATGAAAGTGGAATTTGGTTTGGATACCTTACTCATCAACCACCGTTGGGGGATGAGTGCAAGGGAATATGATTTTCCACAGTACATTGATATCCGCCACCGAACCGTTGGAATCAAAAACAAAATGGATCCAGTCCTTTGGAACTTTTGGTTGCAGTCTTTAAAAGAAACCTTTCCCAAAGAATTCCAAACTTCTTATATTGGATCTGAAAAAAAAATCATCCCAGGGGATATCTTAAACGAATCCTATCTTGGGTTTTACCGATTTACCTCTACATTGGATTCGAGAAGTGCTTTTATGCGAGGACTTGTGAGTGTAGTGGATGCACTTACTTTCCATAAATACAATGCCTCAGTTTTAATGTTACCAACACTTGAGGCGATCAATCCGAAGATCATGAACGACGAAAAAAGAGAATGGTTTTACCCAGCTGATCCGAATCGTAAGTTTAACGATTCGTTCATTGATTTACTGAACCAAGCAAGCCAAGCAAGTAAGGAAATTTTGACCCGCGCCTATGAATATAGTTTTTCACCTGAAAGCCGTTCTAAGATTCTGGACTCACTTGGTGGTTATAATTTAGATACTGGCCTTCGATACCACGGCATTGATCACATGAAGGAATTTTCCCCACTCGTTTAGTGGGAATTTGAAAAAGGAAATTGTATGAAACAAGAACCCGTTGGGCTCTTTGAAAAGTATTTTATCATTTGGTTTCGAATCGTAACAGAAAGGATTTGGACAGGAGACAAAAAAGTTAGGAATACCTTCCTTGCCATTTTGGGTTTTGGGGTTCTCAATGTTTTTTTACTCACAGGTTCCATTAAAGATTTTTTTCGTCTCGATGAAGCTGCTGTTTACGATATCCCATCCACCTTATACGGGCTAAATGATAAAGGGGAATATGAACCCATTGCCGAGTACTATAAATTCTCTCGTATCCCTGTCAAATTAGAAGAACTTAAACCAGAGTCTACAGATTATTCCGCGGATAACCGTCACAAAGTGATCCAATGTTTTTTATCCACTGAAGACAATTCGTTTTATTCCCACAACGGGATTGATCTGAAAGGGATTGCCAGGGCTTTTGTGGTAAATCTTATGGCGGGTCGAGTCAAAGAAGGTGCATCCACCATCACCCAACAAGTCGCAAGGCTTAAGTTTTTATCCATTGAACGTTCCATTGCAAGAAAAGCACGCGAAGCTTGGCTTGCCATTTTACTCGAACTCGTTTACCCAAAAGACAAAATTCTGGAAGTGTATTTAAACGAAATCCCACTCGGGCACGGAACCATTGGTGTTGGTGCTGCTTCCAGGTTTTACTTTCGTAAAGAAGTACAAGATGTCACTTGGGGAGAAGCGGCAATCCTTGCAAGCCTCACCACAAGACCCACTCAGTTTAGCCCGATTGTCAACCCAGTATCCAGTATGAACAAGGTGCGAGTTGTTTTTCGAAAACTAGTTGAGAACGGAAGGATGACTGTAGCGGATGCAGAAAAAGAATTTGCAAGCTTAGAAGAATATTATACAAACCTCAATCGATCCCCCAACGATTCTGCGTTTTCCGACAGACTCAATCGTTTTCCCTATGTCACAGAATACATCCGTAAAAACCTAATTCGTTCAATTGGTTCCAGTCGGTTGTACAATGGTGGACTCAAAATTTACTCCACAATCCAAATCCGCCACCAAGAAGAAGCAGAAAAAGCCCTTCTACCTGCACTCCAAAGGCAAACAATTGAATCCAACCAACGTGCCTTCCGTAACATTGATGCCTTTGATGATTTGTATGGAAGTGGGTATTCCTTAATTGCTGATTTATATGACTTACCTGAATTTAAATTTAAAATTTCGAAAATAGAACGTACATTTTCCTCTGCTTACCAAGAGGACATTCGTGATGAATTTTATGCCCTCAATTTACTGATAGGTGACGACTTTCTCGGGGATACCCTTGACAAAAATTACACATCACAAAGTACAAAGGACCATTTACTCCCAGTGGAAGGATCACTCATTGCCATTCGTCCGGAAACTGGTTACATCACAGCCCTTGTTGGTGGGTCAGGTTTTCGTTCTGATAACCAACAAATCCGTCCTTTCCAAGCCTTTCGCCAACCAGGTTCCGCCTTTAAACCAATCTTATACGCAGCAGCAATGGACTATTCAGGAAAAAACCCAGATCCTGAAAAAAATGTAACACCTGCTACACTCTTTGCAGATTCTCCCTTACAATACCTAATGGAAGATGGAGATGAGTGGGCTCCCGAAAATTACAGTAGTGAATACTCTGGATTTATTTTGTTACGAAAGGCATTGGAACAATCTAAAAACTCAGTTGCAGTGCGGGTATTAGAACAAGTGGGACTTTCCAATTTGATGGATAGCCTACGCGGATTATTACAATTACAAGGAAGGGACATCCCTTATAATTTTAGTGTTTCGCTTGGATCCTTTGAACTCACTCCCTATGAACTCACTCGTGCTTATGCGGCCCTTGCTTCCGGTGGCAAAACAGTCAATCCCATCTCCGTTTTATATGTAGAAGACAATGCAGGCAAAGTCATCAAAGACTTTCGTAAAGACTACGAAGATGTAGAACGAAAACAAATCATCTCCAAAGAAGCGGCCTTTCTCATCACTTCTATGATGAAAGATGTTGTGGAAGAAGGAACAGGACGTGGTGTCCTCTCTTATGGATTAAACCGAAAAGCCTACGGGAAAACAGGTACCACAAACAATTTTAGGGATGCTTGGTTTGTGGGTTACACCCCAGAACTTGTCACCTCGGTATGGTTTGGTTACGATGTGGGCACCATTTCCCTTGGTCGTGGGATGACAGGCGGAAAACTTTCTGCCCCTGTATGGGGACGGTTTATGGCTAGAGCCCTGGAAAAAGAACCAGCCAAAGAATTCCCTTGGCTCGCGGATGTCAAAATCACAAAACGAACCGTTTGCCGCATGTCTGGGAAACTCCCCGGTGGCCAATGCCATGACCTACTGGAAGAATACTTTATCCCCCAAACGGTTCCAAAAGACGTTTGTAACGACCATGGATCCGCATGGAATGTAGTGGAATCCAAACCACAACCCCAATCCACTCAAATTGCCGTGGAGAAGAAAAAACAAGACACCAAAGTGGAGAAAAAACCCACACAAGGCAAACCTCCGAAACGAAAAAACTCAGTCTTTAGCGGAGATGAGGAAATTGATTACTAAAAAGGCTTGTCAGATAGACCGAAAATTTTGATTCTCACAGAAGGGGAAAAGGAGCAGGAATGGCAATAGGTAAGGATTCCATCAACAGCGTTATCGGACCAGGGTCGATATTTGAAGGTAAATTTTATATCGCAGGTTCACTTAGAATCGATGGAAAATTCGAAGGTGATATCAAAACAGAAGACGCTCTCGTCATTGGAGAGACCGGAAAGGTAAAAACCAATATCAGCGCAAGAGAAGTCATTGTCTCCGGAACCCTCATTGGCAATATCAAAGCCGAAAACGAAGTCAAATTAGAAGGGACAGGACGTATGTTAGGTGACATCACTGCTCCTTATTTAGAACTTCAAAAAGGTGTCGTAGCAAAAGGAAACATCACTATCACAGGCGGACAGAAAAAAGACGTTCGTAAGATAGTAGAAGAATCTTTTGGCGGAATCAAATCTTTAGATTCAAAGGACTAACCTAAACTCCATTTAACACATGCTACTTCGTTCACCTGAAAAGTCTACGATCGGCAAGCATGTGTTACGTTGGGGAAACATAAACGTCATCCAAGTTTCCCCAGGTAAGTATTTTTATAACCTACAATCACAATCGAGCGTTTTACACGGGACAATCGATCTCAACCGCAAACGATATCGAATTTTACCCCTACTCGGTTTTTCATTTTTATTTGCTTTTTTACTCTCCATCATTGTCGACAAACAAACTTACGAAGAAAGTTTAATGGAAAAAGAATTCCTCAGTATGTCCACTGAGGTCGAAGAAAATGATACAAAAGACAAGGAAGCAAAACTAGCAGACGAAAAATACTTACAAGAAACCGAAGATAAAAAAATGGCGATCCTTCGGTCGGCAGAACTAGATAAACTCGCAGACAATAAAAATAAAAAACTAAAAGTCACTCAATACAAAGTCAAAAAGAATGAATCCTTATCGGACATTGCTCGAAGGTTTAAGGTTTCTGTTGAATCGATTGCAGGTAGTTCTGGAATCAATCCAGAAATTTCCCTCATCGCTGGCCAAATTTTAAACATTCCGAACAAACACGGCCTAATGTACAAACTTAAAAAAGGGGATACATTGGCAAAAGTAGCAGATTATTATAAAGTCAAAATTGATGACATTTATGCGGAAAACCAATTAGAAGATTATGATTTATTTAAGTCTGGACAAAAAGTATTTTTACCTGGTGCAGTGATCCCAGATACAGGTCCCGTTTGGAGGATTCCTGTTTCATCTAAAGTCATCACTTCTGGATGGGGAACACGTTCCTATCCACAATACAAATTCCATATGGCCCTTGACTTACGTGCTAATTATGAATCAGTGTATGCAGCAAGGAAAGGGAAAGTCACCTACTCAGGTTGGATGGGTGGATACGGAAATGCCATCATCTTATCTCATGACGACAATTACCAAACCTTATATGCTCATAATTCCAAACTTTATGTGAAAGAAGGGGATTATGTGAGTGCTGGAAAAATCATCTCTCGTTCGGGATGTACGGGGTATTGTTTTGGTCCTCATTTACACTTTGAAGTCATCAAAGACGGGAAAAATATCAATCCGACAAAACTCATCAAAGGATTTTCGTACAAATGAAACAATTCAAATCAAATCACTCCAAATCCTTTCCAAAACACAATATTCCCGGAATCACTTCCTTGGGTATACAAAAGAGTATGCCCACTTCCCTATTGATTTGTTTGGCACTTACATTATCTTTACTCATTTCCTGTGCACCAAAAATTGGAGAACAAATCAACAAACGATTGGTTGATCCCTTTGATGAAACTAAAAACATCAACGTTCATTTTGTTACAACAAGAAGGGAAATGGGAGCCAAAGATCGTTGTGATGGGAATAGTTTTGGTTTTATTACCGATATTAACCCACATTTTGGGATTTGTATCGTAAACGTTCCCGCAAAACACATCATTGGTGATATTTCCTTGGATAATGACCAAGACAAAAACAGTTTTTTCCAATTCAAAGGCCGAGTGAACACAGATGACAGAGAATTTTTATCCAAATTAAAATCATCTGCAAGTGAAGAAGTATTAGTTTTTGTTCATGGATTTAATGTCAATTTTGATGAGGCAGTGTTACGAGCTGGCCAAATTAAATATGACCTCAAATTCCCAGGGGAAGTGGTTGTGTATTCATGGCCGGCTGGAGCCGATGTTGGTTTACTGGGACAAGTGATGGTGAAATCAACCTATGATTTGAACTTTACAGAAGCAAAAATCAATCGTGAACCATTTGCAAATTTTCTAAATTCCATATCTTCCATTGGGAAAAAAATCCATTTAGTGGTTCATAGTATGGGTCACCAAGTTGTTTTACCTTCCCTTGCCTCCCTTTCTAAATCTGGTAAAAAACAATTTCTCTCTGAACTCATCCTCAATGCCCCCGACTTCGACAAAAACGAATTTGAACTCATCTTATCTGATTTGAGTAAAACCTCAGAAAGGATCACCTTGTACTGTTCTCCAGGTGACAATGCCTTGGTTGCCTCTCAAAAAGTAAATGGTGCTCCAAGGGCTGGAATGTGTTTTAAGTATTCTGGGGTTGATGTGATCAATGTGAACGAAGTGGATGACCCAGTGCTCGGTGTGGGCGGACTAGGCCATGGATATTATTCATCAAGGCCAATCCTTACAGACATATACCAAGTGTTACTCGGTGTATCTGTTGAAAAACGCCTCTTTATCCGAAAATCAGGACCCAAAAATGGGGAGAACTTTGTTTTACGCAAGTAGATTAGAGTCGTTTCCTATTTAAGGAACCACAACCTCTTCTCCTGATTGGATTGCACGATTTCGCATTTGGTTCGGTTGGATCTCTAGAGATTCCTCACTGGTTTCTCCTTCTCCTTGTTTCAAAATGGAGAGTTTCATTTTGATTTTTTTTCCCAACGAAAGTTGGTCTTTTGTGAGTTGCACCAAACGATCCCCTCCTGAAATTTTTGGATGTGTAGGAGTTGGTAATACAGCAAATACCAAATGCCTCGCATAGGTAACACCTGGTTTTGATTTTGGAGGAGAAAGAGGTTCCATCGGAATCCATCCGTAACCATCTATCCATACCTCTACATATTTATGATTAAAACTCATTTCATCAGAAGTTTCAGTTGGTAAATAATTCCATACCAATCTAGCAGGAATTCCTTTTCCACGTAACAATGACATGGTGACATAGGAATGTTCCGTACAACCTCCATTGTTTTTTTGGATCACATTTGGGGCTGATTCAAACTTGCCTGATTTATAAGGGATTGAGGAAACATATTGGGATGTCTCCATCAGTAGTTCTTTGATTGAAGTCTTATCTTGGAACAATTCTTTTCGTTTTGTGACAACAATCGGATCCTCAAGTTTGACAAACCAATCATCTCGGAGTTCGTTTGGATGTTTGGATTCATTTTCCTCTCGATTGACAATTAACCCTGGATCGAGTTTCCAATGGATTTTATAACGAGTGAGTTTTCCTCGATACACAGAAATGACTTTTGATTCTCCTTCTTTCATCGGAGGGACTTTCACAGTGAGAGTACGATTACCAAAATCATCCAAACTGAATGTGCTAGGAGAATAAAACGATTCTTCTCTTAGCTCCTGGGAATAAGTATCTTTTTTGGGAAGGATCACATGGAAATTGGATTCAGGGATGTCTGACATTGATGTTAAATCCAATTGGTATTCGAGATTCGATTTGATGGGTGAAAACCTAACTGCCTTTTCGTCGGAACGCATAAAAAGTCCATCCCCAATGGGAAAAAAATGTTCATCAAAGAAAAACCATTCCCCATAAATTTTAGTAATTGGATCAAAAATTAAAAACCGATCAGATCCAAGGGAAACCATTTTAAAAAGAGCTCTATGGTTAGTTGGGAATTTCCATTCTTTTGATGTTGTTCCTTCCTCCAAAGAAAACACCTGAATTGTATTCCCCGCAAAAGAAGAAACCAAGAGGATTTCGGAATCACTGTGTTTGATGATCCTTTGAACTGATTTCATGGGAAGCGGAAGCTCCGAAATTTTTTCAAAAGAATTTACATCCAAAACTTCTAATTGGTCCTTATCCAAACGAAACATTTTATCTTTCACACAAACAAAATCCTTCCACCCATTGGATTTACTTGTTAGATTGTATTCTTTTTGGATCACAAAAGAATCTAACGATACAGCATATAACATTTGTTTGGTCTGAACATAAACACTGCCACTACACAAAGCCCAACCAAGAACCCTTCCCTTATCCCAGGAGATGGGGGTTATTTTTTTTGTTGGTAAATCGTATTGGTAAAGATGGAATTCTTTGTCTTTATTTTTGGTTTGGAAATAAAGTTGAGATTTTACCTGTAATAAGGACTCAAACAATTCGACAGACTCTGCATCAGGAAAACTGAAATTAGGATCATATT contains:
- a CDS encoding alpha/beta hydrolase; translation: MPTSLLICLALTLSLLISCAPKIGEQINKRLVDPFDETKNINVHFVTTRREMGAKDRCDGNSFGFITDINPHFGICIVNVPAKHIIGDISLDNDQDKNSFFQFKGRVNTDDREFLSKLKSSASEEVLVFVHGFNVNFDEAVLRAGQIKYDLKFPGEVVVYSWPAGADVGLLGQVMVKSTYDLNFTEAKINREPFANFLNSISSIGKKIHLVVHSMGHQVVLPSLASLSKSGKKQFLSELILNAPDFDKNEFELILSDLSKTSERITLYCSPGDNALVASQKVNGAPRAGMCFKYSGVDVINVNEVDDPVLGVGGLGHGYYSSRPILTDIYQVLLGVSVEKRLFIRKSGPKNGENFVLRK
- a CDS encoding diaminopimelate decarboxylase — encoded protein: MTSIEKLKFLKEDQVRALAKEFGTPLFVYSEKEIEQKCDDTLAFPNAFGLQVRYAMKANPNSNILQIMKKKGILIDASSEHEVVRALHFGFSPESIMLTSQEFPKAFAELIAKGVKFNACSLRQLELFGQTFPGKSVSIRFNPGLGSGHTKKTDVGGVTSSFGIWHEKLDEVKAIVNKYNLVVEKVHTHIGSGSDPEVWKAVAKYTLEYAESFPSVTVVSLGGGYKVGRMEDEKTTDLQKIGAPVKIQFEEFAVKHGRKLILEIEPGTYLIALCGALLTTVDDKVDTGKNGFQFLKLDTGMDSNTRPSLYGARHPLITVKKDGGTPQSNKEYVVVGHCCESGDVFTQKEGGEPITRLMGEAEIGDYVVMEAIGAYCSSMSTKNYNSFPETQEVLIRKDGTPKLIRKKEPVMEIFRNEILVVE
- a CDS encoding bactofilin family protein, giving the protein MAIGKDSINSVIGPGSIFEGKFYIAGSLRIDGKFEGDIKTEDALVIGETGKVKTNISAREVIVSGTLIGNIKAENEVKLEGTGRMLGDITAPYLELQKGVVAKGNITITGGQKKDVRKIVEESFGGIKSLDSKD
- a CDS encoding PilZ domain-containing protein produces the protein MTFRFFNYPIPVLLVTLGFFAVPFVIFFAIASLYDLDFDHVGMILTRIQPWQYVFSFLSAIIAYGLITKKKFGYYLFLCFTFLILTYNFWMVLSVSLGKKFFLAGIRIKTDDIVWNMGITTILLAIAFYFLRREIAAPYLSSTRRGWRTKYRETHPIPFHWTNADGEREGDGLTINISKNGVLLPLTKHHFLNPGDPINLLLKLEKENREPASISVQGKVVRIDKESDGTEIAGVQLQFLIAQKEEKQIYDSFLHRVFAPRYPVSNPVQFFKSEDKTYNGTLLNVSLEGLYIESEVVFSASEYCRVKIQTRSGEIAVGGVVRWSNPQGKYGKPKGFGIQIDSIENKNLFRVWIWKQRFKLFHGR
- a CDS encoding zinc dependent phospholipase C family protein; its protein translation is MAGKITHIEALSQVKKHLEHGNATQRKIANLLSRPDVASYANLGAVAPDIFYFYHVLQPKRTKKAAFFGDLAHHHNVAELILSFLDQVYDTEMGLYRDRFLAFTLGYICHCVVDIQTHPYIFYISGDYYNNDKKISYQAQVNHMKVEFGLDTLLINHRWGMSAREYDFPQYIDIRHRTVGIKNKMDPVLWNFWLQSLKETFPKEFQTSYIGSEKKIIPGDILNESYLGFYRFTSTLDSRSAFMRGLVSVVDALTFHKYNASVLMLPTLEAINPKIMNDEKREWFYPADPNRKFNDSFIDLLNQASQASKEILTRAYEYSFSPESRSKILDSLGGYNLDTGLRYHGIDHMKEFSPLV
- a CDS encoding penicillin-binding protein 1A, which encodes MKQEPVGLFEKYFIIWFRIVTERIWTGDKKVRNTFLAILGFGVLNVFLLTGSIKDFFRLDEAAVYDIPSTLYGLNDKGEYEPIAEYYKFSRIPVKLEELKPESTDYSADNRHKVIQCFLSTEDNSFYSHNGIDLKGIARAFVVNLMAGRVKEGASTITQQVARLKFLSIERSIARKAREAWLAILLELVYPKDKILEVYLNEIPLGHGTIGVGAASRFYFRKEVQDVTWGEAAILASLTTRPTQFSPIVNPVSSMNKVRVVFRKLVENGRMTVADAEKEFASLEEYYTNLNRSPNDSAFSDRLNRFPYVTEYIRKNLIRSIGSSRLYNGGLKIYSTIQIRHQEEAEKALLPALQRQTIESNQRAFRNIDAFDDLYGSGYSLIADLYDLPEFKFKISKIERTFSSAYQEDIRDEFYALNLLIGDDFLGDTLDKNYTSQSTKDHLLPVEGSLIAIRPETGYITALVGGSGFRSDNQQIRPFQAFRQPGSAFKPILYAAAMDYSGKNPDPEKNVTPATLFADSPLQYLMEDGDEWAPENYSSEYSGFILLRKALEQSKNSVAVRVLEQVGLSNLMDSLRGLLQLQGRDIPYNFSVSLGSFELTPYELTRAYAALASGGKTVNPISVLYVEDNAGKVIKDFRKDYEDVERKQIISKEAAFLITSMMKDVVEEGTGRGVLSYGLNRKAYGKTGTTNNFRDAWFVGYTPELVTSVWFGYDVGTISLGRGMTGGKLSAPVWGRFMARALEKEPAKEFPWLADVKITKRTVCRMSGKLPGGQCHDLLEEYFIPQTVPKDVCNDHGSAWNVVESKPQPQSTQIAVEKKKQDTKVEKKPTQGKPPKRKNSVFSGDEEIDY
- a CDS encoding Crp/Fnr family transcriptional regulator codes for the protein MNVEHLRKYITEVRIDHFAQGTKVFSEGEECNGKMYFVFSGLLQVYKRKATGEEQYIRDIKPGEFFGEMALVFPSPRAASIVAAAEDTKVGIITKDIFMGMGKESPGFLSVILHSIINRLTAVEDSISEKQKELHILINGIHQKEGETTNTETVTKTEDNTQDSEPVVAETEEN
- a CDS encoding IspD/TarI family cytidylyltransferase encodes the protein MNNLYAILLAGGTGSRMGSDVPKQFLKLRGESLLRHSVKRFKRFGLLKSITVVSHPDWVLETEKELEDLLEPNDCIVEGGETRHLSTLNGIQSISYDEKDIFFIHDVARPNFKQNELYQLVEQTKIFGGASLVCPVTESLVRVKLHQNYSQEPLKREEVYAVKTPQAVAGFMLKDLLVDPLPENPKHHPTDLCTWMGERRVGIVETDFHNTKVTSPGDLVLADSLYTND
- a CDS encoding peptidoglycan DD-metalloendopeptidase family protein, with the protein product MLLRSPEKSTIGKHVLRWGNINVIQVSPGKYFYNLQSQSSVLHGTIDLNRKRYRILPLLGFSFLFAFLLSIIVDKQTYEESLMEKEFLSMSTEVEENDTKDKEAKLADEKYLQETEDKKMAILRSAELDKLADNKNKKLKVTQYKVKKNESLSDIARRFKVSVESIAGSSGINPEISLIAGQILNIPNKHGLMYKLKKGDTLAKVADYYKVKIDDIYAENQLEDYDLFKSGQKVFLPGAVIPDTGPVWRIPVSSKVITSGWGTRSYPQYKFHMALDLRANYESVYAARKGKVTYSGWMGGYGNAIILSHDDNYQTLYAHNSKLYVKEGDYVSAGKIISRSGCTGYCFGPHLHFEVIKDGKNINPTKLIKGFSYK